The following coding sequences lie in one Peromyscus maniculatus bairdii isolate BWxNUB_F1_BW_parent chromosome 3, HU_Pman_BW_mat_3.1, whole genome shotgun sequence genomic window:
- the LOC143272499 gene encoding uncharacterized protein LOC143272499 — translation MGTQTNKGLEMDCRKTMLAGLLLMTGLLTLRGDITASQQDEIVWAYLPENILNASDFCLRGGSYVEEVSAACLMGVGAHLEDLRSYTLFQNINKPMTFSDIYNWGSVVTKREMGMFTLKLAGISSPKGCVVFSGCRRDCVDLTESTLMRCDSFSPVVYGVGHLKLPTGWFLLCGKTAYSFVPANSTGGPCSIGRVTVHTSQKATLMHSVKTKRDTSSPLTCEDKVHLWRAAEYASVTIFVTPMMVGFLAAELEYLACTTTRAFDTTSHAPGTVRQELRQVWGATGGTQVVVDYLLLRQTHGCEQFRGNCHFNQLDSAQLINKKANIINEIISNIKKGE, via the coding sequence ATGGGTACCCAAACAAACAAGGGACTGGAAATGGACTGTAGGAAGACAATGCTAGCTGGGCTGTTATTAATGACTGGCCTTTTGACTCTCCGGGGAGACATCACAGCTTCTCAGCAGGATGAGATTGTGTGGGCTTACTtaccagaaaatattttaaatgcctctGACTTCTGCCTTAGAGGAGGCTCCTATGTTGAGGAGGTTTCTGCAGCATGTCTCATGGGAGTTGGTGCACACCTTGAGGATCTACGAAGTTACACTTTATTCCAGAACATAAATAAGCCAATGACCTTTTCTGACATCTATAATTGGGGATCTGTTGTGACCAAGAGAGAAATGGGGATGTTCACCTTAAAACTGGCAGGTATCTCATCTCCCAAGGGGTGTGTTGTTTTCTCGGGGTGTAGGAGAGACTGTGTAGATCTGACGGAAAGTACCCTTATGAGATGTGACTCGTTCTCCCCTGTAGTATATGGTGTGGGCCACCTAAAGCTCCCGACAGGGTGGTTCCTGCTGTGTGGGAAGACAGCTTATTCTTTTGTGCCTGCAAACAGCACTGGGGGACCCTGCAGCATAGGAAGGGTTACCGTGCACACGTCTCAGAAAGCCACCCTGATGCACAGCGTGAAAACGAAGAGGGACACTTCCTCCCCGCTCACGTGTGAGGACAAAGTGCATCTGTGGAGAGCCGCCGAGTATGCCTCTGTAACCATCTTTGTAACGCCCATGATGGTAGGATTCTTGGCTGCAGAATTGGAATACCTGGCTTGCACAACGACCAGAGCCTTCGACACTACGTCCCACGCTCCTGGGACTGTCAGGCAGGAATTAAGGCAAGTCTGGGGAGCCACTGGAGGAACGCAGGTTGTGGTAGATTATTTGTTACTGAGGCAAACCCATGGGTGTGAACAGTTTAGAGGAAACTGTCACTTTAATCAGCTGGACAGTGCTCAACTGATCAACAAAAAGGCTAATATAATTAATGAAATTATCTCTAATATAAAGAAGGGAGAATGA